One Citrus sinensis cultivar Valencia sweet orange chromosome 5, DVS_A1.0, whole genome shotgun sequence genomic window, TATCTCAGACGCCAGACATAAAAAAGATCCAAGGACAAATAGCAGATAAGTTGGGTTTGAAATTCTACGAGGAGAGTGAATCCGGAAGAGCAAGGAAGCTATGTGAACGATtgaggaaagagaagaagatcCTTGTGATTTTAGATAACATATGGACAAATCTTGACCTTGAGAATGTGGGAATTCCTTTTGGAGACAGGGGATGCGGAGTTTTGATGACAGCAAGAAGTCAAGATGTATTGTCAAGTAAGATGGATtgtcaaaataatttcttggTTGGTGCTCTAAATGAAAGCGAAGCCTGGGATCTGTTTAAGAAGTTAGTgggtgataaaattgaaaacaatgatTTGAAAGCTGTAGCAGTGGATATAGCCAAGGCATGTGGAGGTTTGCCTATTGCTATTGTTACAATAGCGAGGGCATTAAGAAACAAGAACACGTTTGAATGGAAGAATGCACTGCGTGAACTAACAAGGCCTTCATCAAGTAGCTTCTCAGGAGTGCCAGCCGAGGCATACAAAAGCATAGAGTTGAGTTACAATCATTTAGAAGGTGAGGAACTCAAGTCAACCTTTCTGCTTTGTTGTCTAAtggattttattgaaaatccTTCAGTTCTTTATTTGTTGAGCTATGGAATGGGTTTGGATTTATTTAAGGGCACACATACGATGGAAGAAGCACGAGATAGAGCTCTTACTTTGGTTGATAAACTCAAAAACTCTTGCCTGTTGCTTGATGGTCCTGaaagtgaatatttttctgtGCATGATGTTGTTCGTGATGTTGCTATATCAATTGCATCTAGGGACCAACATTCAATTGCTGTGAATAATATTGAGGCTCCTCCAAGGGAATTGTTAGACAAGGATACTCTCAAAAATTGCACTGCGAtctctttacataattgtaaaattggtGAACTTGTTGATGGTTTGGAATGCCCGCGACTTAAGTTCTTCCATATTAGCCCAAGGGAgggtttcatcaaaatcccTGATAATTTTTTCACAAGATTGACAGAGCTCAGAGTTTTAGATTTTACAGACATGCATTTATTGTCGCTGCCGTCATCACTTCATCTCCTGGTAAACCTTCGAACATTGTGTCTAGATAATGGTGTATTAGGAGATGTAGCTGTTATTGGGGAGCTTAAGCAGCTAGAAATCCTTAGCTTTCAAGGTTCTAACATTGAGCAATTGCCCAGAGAGATAGGTCAATTGACTCGGCTTAGGTCATTAAATTTGAGCTCTTGTTATCAACTAAAAGCCATTTCATCAAATGTCATATCCAACTTATCCCAATTGGAAGAATTATATTTGGGTGATACTTTTATCCAGTGGGAGACTGAAGGACAAAGCAGTTCTGAAAGAAGCAGGGCTAGCCTTCATGAGCTGAAGCATCTATCTAGCTTGAACACTTTAGAAATTCAAGTTCGAGATCCCAAGGTTCTTCCAAAGGGTTTTCTTTCTCAAAAGTTGAAAAGATACAAAGTATTCATAGGAGATGAGTGGAATTGGCCTGATAGCTATGAGAATCAAAGAATATTGAAACTCAAGCTCAATGCCAGCATTTGCTTGAAGGATGAGTTTTTCATGCAGTTGAAGGGACTTGAAGAACTATGGCTAGATGAAGTGCAGGGTGTGGAAAATGTTGTTTATGAATTAGATAGGGAGGGTTTCCCAAGTTTGAAGCATCTTCATATCCAAAATAATCCATACCTTCTGTGTATCAATGACTCAACAGAGTTGGTTCCTCTCGATGCCTTTCCCCTATTGGAGTCATTATCTCTTAGCAATTTGATGAACTTGGAGAAGATAAGTTGTAGTCAACTCAGAGCAGAGCCTTTCATCAGGTTAAGAAACCTAAAAGTGGAAAGCTGCGAAAAATTGACCCATATCTTCTCATTTTCCATTTCCAGAGGCCTTCCACAACTTCAAACAATTGAAGTGATTGCATGCAAGAGTATGAAACATATATTTGTGGTTGGTAGGGAAGATGATATCAACAACACTGAAGTGGTTGATAAGATTGAGTTTAGTCAATTGCGCAAACTGACTCTTAAATCTCTGCCGCAACTTAGAAGCTTTTGCTCTGTAGTGAAGAACAGTTTGCAAAGGCAGCAGGAGCTATTGGCAAGCGGTACATTGTCTACTGAAGTCATTCTGGATTATGAGCCTGATACTAACAAACAATTTTTCAATGAAAAGGTTTGTTGTCAACAACCTTGTTCTGTTTCTTTATATCCTTTTTGCTTCTTTTggtttgttaaaaattaatttgtctgTGCATAGTTTGTgttattgaaattttcttttatttatatgaaaatatgTTGAACCAAAAGCCATATGTACATGCAGGTTGCCTTCCCCAACTTGGAGACCTTGAAACTTTCTGCAATTAATTCTGAGACGATTTGGCACAATCAACTTCCAGCAATGTCATCCTGCATTCAGAACTTAACTCGTTTGATTGTGCATGGCTGCAGTAATTTGAAGTATTTATTTTCAACTTCACTCGTCAGAAGCTTGATGCAGCTCCAGCACCTAGAGATACGCAAGTGCATGGACTTAGAAGAGATAGTTTTCCCGGAAGAGATGATAGAAGAAGAAAGGAAGGACATCGTGCTCCCTCAATTAAACTTCCTGAAGATGAAAGATCTTGCAAAGCTCACAAGATTTTGCTCTGGAAATTGTATTGAACTTCCATCCTTGAAACAGTTGCAGATAGTGAAATGCCCTGAATTGAAGGCATTCATTTTGCAAAATATCAGCACAGACATGACTGCAGTGGGGATTCAACCTTTCTTCAATAAGATGGTAAAAGACTTTCACATTCTTCGCTCTCTATAATCTTTGTGGTcttatattcaattatttctttattctaAAAGATTTTCCATTTCTGCTTTCAACTAGAGTAAGAGGTTAGTAACTCAGCTATTCAATGACATATATAATTGCTACAGGTTGTATTACCTAGCTTAGAGGAAATGGTACTTTCCAAAATGGGTAACTTGAAGATGATATGGCACAGCCAATTTGCTGGGGAGTCCTTCTGCAAACTAAAACTAATGGAAGTTAAATTCTGCAAAAGTCTACGGACTATTTTCCCTCATAATATGTTTGCAAGATTCTTGAAACTTGAATCACTAATTGTTGGTGCTTGTGGTTCGCTACAAGAGATATTTGATCTCCAGGAGTTAAATTCTGAAGAAACACATTCTGGAGCAGTATCTCGATTGGGAAAGTTGCATGTTTTTCGTCTACCAAAATTGACGAAGATATGGAATAAGGATCCTCGAGGAAATCTCATCTTCCAAAATCTAGTCCTCGTGAGAATATTTGAATGTCAGAGGTTGAAAAGTGTCTTTCCAACCTCCGTTGCCAAGAGCCTTCTGCAGCTTGAAAGGCTTTCTATTAATAATTGTGAATCAGTGGAGGAGATTGTTGCAAATGAAGGAAGGGCTGATGAAGCAACCACTAAGTTTATCTTTCCAAGTTCAACATTCCTCAGACTACGGGATTTGCCATGTCTTACAACTTTCTACTCAGGAATGCACACTTTGGAATGGCCTGAGTTAAAAAAACTAGAAATTGACAACGTGCAGGTGTTTACTTCAGAATGTCTTCGGTTCTTGAAAGTTCAGAAGGGCCAACTTGATTTCCCAGCACAGAAACCTTTCTACTTGTTCGAAAAGGTATGAATTATGATTTTCTTAGCTATGCTGAAATAActgatttatttttgaaagtttAGGGTGGCCCGACcatatttgttgttgttgctgttgttttcttttttttttccccttcgtTTACTTGTTATTTTAGTAACCTCAACTCCAAGCTAGCTTTGTCTGATTGGTCACCAGGTTTTGTCCAACTTGGAGGAATTGACATTAAGCGAACATAACTTCACCATATGGCAGCAGGCCCAGTTCCACAAACTCAAAGTTCTTCATGTCATTTTTGATGGATCAGCATTTTTCCAAGTTGGTTTGCTTCAGAATATTCCCAATCTGGAAAAGCTCTTACTGAGTAATTGTCCTTGcggaaaaatattttcatgtgGAGAGGTTGAGGAGCATGCTGAGAGGGTCGCACGGATAAAAAGCTTAAAGCTAAATAAACTTTGGGGACTTGAGGAGCACTTATGGAGACCAGATTCCAACCTGAACTCATTTCTTCAAACTCTTGAAATTCTAGAGGTTAAAAAATGTTGGGATAGTCTGATAAATCTTTTACCATCCTCAGCATCTTTCCGGAATCTAACGGTTTTGAAAGTATGCCACTGTTGGCTACTAATAAGCTTAGTAACACCCCAAACAGCCAAAACTCTTGTGCAACTTAGAGAATTGAGAGTATCTGAATGCCATAGGCTGGAAGAAATAGTTGCAAATGAGGGAGTTGCAGACGATGAAATTGTTTTCAGCAAATTGAAGTGGTTGTTTCTTGAACGTTCGGATAGCATCACTAGCTTCTGCTCTGGAAATTACGCCTTCAGTTTCCCATCCTTGGAAGCTTTAATCGTGGAGAATTGCCCCAAGTTGAATACTTTCTCTGCAGGAGTTTTGAAGACACCAAGGTTACGAGCAGTTCAAAATTGGGAACTGGGTGAAGACTTTTGGGCAGGTGACGTCAATACAACACTTCAACACTTGAATGAAAAAGTGGTACGCCACCGATTCATTAATCTGTCTCACTAACTTGATAGCTAGTGAACATATTTAGTCTGCTACTGATAAGAGTTGTGTAAAACTGTAGGCTAAACGTCGCATGACAGAGGTTGAATACGATTCTGAGACGTCGATGTCAGAGGAAAATGAGgcggaggaggaggaggaaaaTGTAGGGGGTGACCCATCGGTAtgtttaagatttattttatttaattttcatattaatgatgttctttttttatgtaattatgaattgatatttaaaaCTCTATGCTTACCTTACTGGTATAATGGTAAATTAATCAGGCTGAACGTCCCATGACGTTATCGCATACTGATGAGGATGAAGATGAGGAGTATGAAGATGAAGAGGAGTATGGTGAAGATGATGATATCCATTCATGTTGAAATCACTCATCACGAGAAGGATGATAAACCAGTGACATTGCTGGAATGACTTCAACGTTTATGTTTTGTGTCCCTGTTAAGAATATTAGAGGTACTTTGTTGGGCAAGAATTGTACAGGTTGATTCTAACTAAAACCTACCAAATGGCTTGTTTTAACACGGAAGATTGTAATAGCAGTTCAAAACAATTGAAAGTTATTGCTTCAATCACCTCACCTGCCTTGTTTCTTTAAATGAACCAACTCAATTATCTCCAATgtatattaattgaatttgataaattcatttCACAACAGCTCAAGACAGTAATTGAGTGTACTCAGATTCTTGAAGGTTACCATACCTCGTGTTGCGTGATCAACAAAGTATGGACCCTAACACTTCCATTTGGTGTAATTAACTAACTAAATTGaaagaacaaataaatttataaataaatagctCAATAGCTCAAAAATTCAAGTTTTCAGTATAATATCAATTGGCACATGTTCATCAATGGTGTCAGATATCGAAAGGAACACATTAACTAGAAGGAGTGAAAAAGcaatcaaataacaaaaaattgacTGCTGAATCAGAtgttagtttttaaattttatcaaacttGGAGGGGCAATTAGTAATTTGTGAAATCTCAGAAATAGAAGAAGCTGGACTTCAACCCGTGCGGGCCCTTTTGCTACTACCCCCGAGGCTTTAGCCCAAGATGAAATGCGCACGCGCGAAATAAGAAACATAAAAACGAAGCACCACGCAACGTAGCAATATGTTGTGGAGACTGCCATATAATCAAGTACACGTGGCATTTTTAAAAGCCTTTCCTTGACTTAAAGGCGTAGAGACCTGTCCAAGTATGACACGTCAGCGTCATTTACAGGGAGGCACCGAAGCCAGCCGCAAGCCCGCAACAGCCCACCGGGCAAGTATGGAGTGTAGGAGTTGTGAATGTTAACCGGCTTTGCatttttgaaacttaatttagaaactattaaattttctcCCCCTCTAAGGCAATTAAAAAATGCATGTGGGTCGCCTTCTGATAATAGAAAATGTCACATTCTATGCTACCACTTAATAGTAATCATTTGAGTGAtctaattaatgaatttatacGGTatcaatttgtaaaaaataaatttatgcaaAAATCTGTAGTTCTATTatcattttgattaaattttttaactttgaagattattattattattattataaatagggACGGAGCCAGCATGGGACGAGGTGGGGCACAGGCCCAGCtggcttttaattttttttataattatactaaaaaattatattttatttgttatgtaTGAAAAATGCCCCACCTGaattgtaaaatttgaaattgactccaataattttaaaatattcatattgtCCCTAGTTTAAATTTCtagttataaataatttaattagttattaaaatttcatgaaaattgattaaagacacaagaacaaatattaaaataaaaaacaatcatAACAAAATGTTAGTATAATGGTTAATGGACCAgtctttaatctttttattttttattcaagtaaaatcaattatttagtCTTTCAACATTGAACCATAAGTTGTAAGTTTAcctaattctaatttttaattttttaattaatcttttgtctagttttaaaatttataattttatcatgcatTTCATATTTGTTCTGTGTGTTgcaatatatgaatatttttgttattattaaaagattttaagagCAAATTAAGTAATAACCTAGTCTTgtagattgaaaaatatatttttgcttaTATTGATAATGCATTATTTTCAATTCATAAAATTCCATTGAGGAGTTTTCACGGAGAACCATtgtaataagtaaatttattatcaataaatattatagttgtaatgttatatattgctatttaaatttttgaaatgtattatattttaaataggGTTTCAATTAGATGCATATAGACGCATTCTATAAGGAGCACAATTGTACATGTAGCAAGCTCTCATTTGGAGTTTATGGGGCTCACAATACAGTTTCCCAAATGAGGACATATCACACGAGCAATCGCGCATTCGAgtcatgtttgattttaaatgtgCCCCGACTCGATCAAAATCCTAACTACGTCCCTGATTATAAAGACTTAGAGCGTTAGCCTCAGGTCTGCAagtctttctttatattatttgtaggTTGTTAGATATTTATCAATTCTTTTCTATGCTGTCTCTTTGGCTGAATGACATGTAGTTTATGGTTATTGATTCTGATTTCaaacatataaattatgaagacaaatacaaatatttcattattatcaCTTAATCTCCAATTGTTTTGCTCTTTCCCTCCTTATGTAATTCAGGCTCTAAAACTGGTACAGGCTGACtctcatatttttaatttctcattcataGCCCCCAAGAACTTTATATGATTCTCTAATTGCCCAAGTCTTTCTTAATTACATCTGACTGTGAATACATATAAAGAGAGTTGTTGGCTTGCTGCTTTCAacgttttgtttgttttagttGGATTATTTGATTTCGGCCGGTGGCTAGTGTTGTTGAATAGAAAATCCAATATATGAAGACCATTCAATTCATTTccaatcaaattaaaactcaattaatatattccaatattttttttatagaatgGCCTATTCAGATGAGTAAAATGCACATaacgaaataaaataattaaaaataaaattattaaggatGAAATGTAGTGGATTAAATACAATATgacaaaaaaagattttgggCACTCCTAGAAGAATTACCCTCAAGTCGGATAAATCccatttatataaattattgtgaaaATGAGTTGAAGTCTTAGCTCAAGTAGTAAAAAAGTATCGCTTCTTCGAGGCAAGGTCTTCAGTTTGAGCCTCAGTAAAGGGGAATGGACTGAAATCCAGCATTCCATaggaaaaaattacaaaaaaaatgtgaaagaataaaatgatatcGGTCAGAAAAAGATAAAGCATAATGAAACGAATAATGCAGCGATTAATAGATAATGAAGGAAACCTGAAAAACTCCGTTTTGAATTTACAACAATATTCACTAGCTGGCTTTGTTGTTACATAAGGTCATGAAagctctatcttttattttcatttctctctgAAATAATGAAATGCATATTCGAAAAGGTCTGCTGGTGGTTCGCTGGTACTTGGTACGCTTAAACTAGAAATGTTCTCTTCTGAATTTCTTACCAAATGAAAAACACGAAATTCtttactttcaattttttaaattcataaattcattaatcGTGCTTCGTCATCCTCTGGCCTTTCCACTTGTTTAATCTGTAATCCATAATTTAGAACAAGAGTACTATTTGTTGATTATAATAAGTTACGTCTTATTACAACAATCGTTTTAACAACAATTTGCTAGAATCTTTGGgaatatttaatggaaaaaatgttatttttcataaaattgtaaaaaaaaacaaaaagataatattaataaagtgattaagtttgtcttttattaaaatgtttctttcttttcttttgtgtgcaaa contains:
- the LOC102621544 gene encoding probable disease resistance protein At4g27220 codes for the protein MAEIAVAIAAKVAEYLVHPLIHPFTYCCNYKSNLEKLKNEVQKLRDAKESVQHKVDDAKRSGEDIEQRVENWLITAEQILDAAARIIERTEDTTNRLCPDLNTRYQVSKKAAREVKAAAELLQQEGRFDKVSYRTVPEDIWLTSIKGYEAFESRMSTLNDVINALKNPDVHMIGVYGIGGVGKTMLVKEVARQARNDKLFDEVVYADVSQTPDIKKIQGQIADKLGLKFYEESESGRARKLCERLRKEKKILVILDNIWTNLDLENVGIPFGDRGCGVLMTARSQDVLSSKMDCQNNFLVGALNESEAWDLFKKLVGDKIENNDLKAVAVDIAKACGGLPIAIVTIARALRNKNTFEWKNALRELTRPSSSSFSGVPAEAYKSIELSYNHLEGEELKSTFLLCCLMDFIENPSVLYLLSYGMGLDLFKGTHTMEEARDRALTLVDKLKNSCLLLDGPESEYFSVHDVVRDVAISIASRDQHSIAVNNIEAPPRELLDKDTLKNCTAISLHNCKIGELVDGLECPRLKFFHISPREGFIKIPDNFFTRLTELRVLDFTDMHLLSLPSSLHLLVNLRTLCLDNGVLGDVAVIGELKQLEILSFQGSNIEQLPREIGQLTRLRSLNLSSCYQLKAISSNVISNLSQLEELYLGDTFIQWETEGQSSSERSRASLHELKHLSSLNTLEIQVRDPKVLPKGFLSQKLKRYKVFIGDEWNWPDSYENQRILKLKLNASICLKDEFFMQLKGLEELWLDEVQGVENVVYELDREGFPSLKHLHIQNNPYLLCINDSTELVPLDAFPLLESLSLSNLMNLEKISCSQLRAEPFIRLRNLKVESCEKLTHIFSFSISRGLPQLQTIEVIACKSMKHIFVVGREDDINNTEVVDKIEFSQLRKLTLKSLPQLRSFCSVVKNSLQRQQELLASGTLSTEVILDYEPDTNKQFFNEKVAFPNLETLKLSAINSETIWHNQLPAMSSCIQNLTRLIVHGCSNLKYLFSTSLVRSLMQLQHLEIRKCMDLEEIVFPEEMIEEERKDIVLPQLNFLKMKDLAKLTRFCSGNCIELPSLKQLQIVKCPELKAFILQNISTDMTAVGIQPFFNKMVVLPSLEEMVLSKMGNLKMIWHSQFAGESFCKLKLMEVKFCKSLRTIFPHNMFARFLKLESLIVGACGSLQEIFDLQELNSEETHSGAVSRLGKLHVFRLPKLTKIWNKDPRGNLIFQNLVLVRIFECQRLKSVFPTSVAKSLLQLERLSINNCESVEEIVANEGRADEATTKFIFPSSTFLRLRDLPCLTTFYSGMHTLEWPELKKLEIDNVQVFTSECLRFLKVQKGQLDFPAQKPFYLFEKVLSNLEELTLSEHNFTIWQQAQFHKLKVLHVIFDGSAFFQVGLLQNIPNLEKLLLSNCPCGKIFSCGEVEEHAERVARIKSLKLNKLWGLEEHLWRPDSNLNSFLQTLEILEVKKCWDSLINLLPSSASFRNLTVLKVCHCWLLISLVTPQTAKTLVQLRELRVSECHRLEEIVANEGVADDEIVFSKLKWLFLERSDSITSFCSGNYAFSFPSLEALIVENCPKLNTFSAGVLKTPRLRAVQNWELGEDFWAGDVNTTLQHLNEKVAKRRMTEVEYDSETSMSEENEAEEEEENVGGDPSAERPMTLSHTDEDEDEEYEDEEEYGEDDDIHSC